Proteins from one Lacrimispora sphenoides genomic window:
- the mgtA gene encoding magnesium-translocating P-type ATPase: protein MNKKQKRANARKISESFTRRERANETITFAAANELETVLQQFNASLGGLSEKEVIASRSYYGENKVTREKKKTLPQRLAEAFVNPFTAILFCLAIVSTITDIILPVVQGTPEEADPLTVIIIMTMVMISGALRFVQESRSGNAAEKLLGMITTTCTVDRKEEKKQEIPLVEAVVGDIIHLSAGDMIPADVRMIEAKDLFISQSALTGESEPVEKFASVGKDEVNTATEYSNIAFMGSNVISGSATAVIISVGDDTLFGSMASSVAGEAVETNFTKGVNAVSWVLIRFMFVMVPIVFVINGITKGDWIAAFLFGISIAVGLTPEMLPMIVTTCLAKGAISMSKKKTIVKNLNSIQNFGAIDILCTDKTGTLTQERVVLEYSMDVMGNRDTRVLRHAYLNSYFQTGYKNLMDVAIIRKTEEEEASDPKLIDLSETYTKVDEIPFDFTRRRLSTVVSDKTGKTQMVTKGAVEEMLSICSYAEYQGKVEPLTEEIKTNILQTVDRLNEDGMRVIAVAQKTNPSPVGAFGVKDEHNMVLIGYLAFLDPPKESVQEAIRVLKEYGVTTKILTGDNDKVTRFICKRVGLKVNNLLLGSDIDKMDDTALAKAAEQTAVFAKLSPDQKTRIVTVLRNSGHIVGFMGDGINDAAAMKSADIGISVDNAVDIAKESADIILLEKDLMVLEEGIIEGRKTYANMNKYIKMTASSNFGNMFSVLAASALLPFLPMMSLQLIFLNLIYDLSCTAIPWDNVDKEFLKEPRKWDASSVGSFMLWLGPTSSIFDWTTYAFMYFVFCPLFVSNGILYNDLANHFSGTELLRMQTNYVALFQAGWFVESMWSQTLVIHMIRTPKLPFIQSRASASLTLLTFAGIVVLTIIPFTAFGGTLGFLPLPTAYFAYLIPCIILYMALATSLKKAYVRYYGDLL from the coding sequence GTGAACAAGAAACAGAAAAGAGCGAATGCAAGAAAAATCTCAGAGAGCTTCACCCGCAGAGAAAGAGCCAACGAAACCATTACTTTCGCTGCAGCTAATGAGCTTGAGACCGTTTTACAACAATTCAATGCTTCACTGGGTGGTCTTTCTGAAAAAGAAGTTATTGCAAGCCGCAGTTACTATGGCGAAAATAAGGTGACACGGGAAAAGAAAAAAACACTGCCTCAAAGGCTGGCGGAGGCGTTTGTCAACCCCTTTACGGCAATTCTGTTTTGCCTTGCCATTGTATCCACAATTACAGATATAATTTTGCCGGTGGTACAGGGTACGCCGGAAGAAGCTGATCCACTTACGGTTATTATTATCATGACAATGGTTATGATTTCTGGCGCGTTGCGCTTTGTTCAGGAATCCCGCTCCGGCAATGCTGCCGAAAAACTTTTAGGGATGATTACCACAACCTGTACGGTTGACCGGAAGGAAGAAAAAAAGCAGGAAATTCCTCTTGTCGAAGCGGTGGTCGGTGATATCATCCATCTTTCAGCCGGTGATATGATACCTGCGGATGTAAGAATGATTGAGGCAAAGGATTTGTTTATCAGCCAATCGGCCCTGACCGGCGAGAGCGAACCTGTGGAAAAGTTTGCGTCTGTTGGTAAGGATGAAGTAAATACGGCTACAGAGTATTCCAATATCGCATTTATGGGCAGCAACGTAATCAGTGGCAGTGCCACCGCAGTTATAATCTCCGTCGGCGATGATACCCTGTTTGGCTCCATGGCTTCTTCGGTTGCAGGTGAAGCCGTTGAGACCAACTTTACAAAGGGTGTGAATGCCGTTTCGTGGGTTCTCATCCGGTTTATGTTTGTTATGGTACCCATTGTGTTTGTCATCAATGGGATCACCAAAGGCGACTGGATCGCGGCGTTCCTCTTCGGTATCTCCATTGCAGTCGGCCTGACTCCTGAAATGCTGCCCATGATTGTCACCACTTGTCTGGCTAAAGGTGCCATATCTATGTCTAAAAAGAAGACAATCGTAAAGAATTTAAACTCCATTCAAAATTTTGGAGCGATCGATATTCTTTGTACGGACAAAACCGGTACATTGACTCAAGAGCGTGTGGTATTGGAGTATTCTATGGATGTAATGGGAAACAGAGACACCCGTGTGCTTCGCCATGCTTACTTAAATAGCTATTTTCAGACAGGCTACAAGAATCTAATGGATGTGGCAATCATCCGCAAAACAGAGGAAGAAGAAGCCTCCGACCCAAAACTGATCGATTTGTCTGAAACCTACACAAAGGTGGACGAGATTCCTTTTGATTTCACCCGCCGTCGTCTTTCCACCGTGGTCAGTGATAAAACCGGCAAGACCCAGATGGTTACAAAAGGCGCTGTAGAGGAGATGCTTTCTATCTGTTCTTATGCCGAATATCAGGGTAAAGTAGAACCTCTTACGGAAGAAATTAAAACTAATATTCTTCAGACGGTAGATCGCCTGAATGAAGATGGGATGCGGGTTATCGCTGTTGCACAAAAGACCAATCCATCTCCAGTCGGTGCTTTTGGAGTAAAAGATGAGCATAACATGGTGCTGATCGGGTATCTGGCTTTTCTTGATCCACCGAAAGAATCGGTTCAGGAAGCAATCAGGGTTCTCAAGGAGTATGGCGTTACTACCAAAATCCTGACCGGTGACAATGACAAGGTAACCCGTTTTATCTGCAAACGGGTAGGGCTTAAGGTCAATAACCTGCTGTTAGGCTCTGATATTGACAAAATGGATGATACTGCTTTGGCAAAGGCGGCGGAACAAACCGCTGTGTTTGCAAAGCTTTCACCGGATCAGAAGACCCGTATCGTCACCGTCCTCCGTAACAGCGGGCACATCGTGGGCTTCATGGGTGACGGAATCAATGATGCGGCCGCAATGAAATCCGCCGATATCGGCATTTCTGTGGATAACGCAGTTGACATTGCAAAGGAGTCCGCTGATATTATTCTTTTGGAAAAAGACCTGATGGTTTTGGAGGAAGGGATTATCGAAGGGCGTAAGACCTATGCCAATATGAATAAATATATCAAGATGACAGCATCTTCAAACTTTGGCAACATGTTCTCGGTGCTTGCTGCCTCAGCGTTACTTCCATTCCTGCCCATGATGAGCCTGCAGTTAATCTTTCTTAATCTGATTTATGACTTATCCTGTACAGCAATCCCCTGGGATAACGTAGATAAGGAGTTCCTTAAGGAACCCCGCAAATGGGATGCGTCTTCTGTTGGAAGCTTTATGCTGTGGCTCGGACCTACCAGCTCTATCTTCGACTGGACTACCTATGCGTTCATGTACTTTGTTTTTTGCCCGTTGTTTGTGTCCAATGGAATTTTATATAACGACCTGGCAAATCACTTTTCCGGTACGGAATTGTTACGGATGCAGACGAATTATGTGGCATTGTTCCAAGCTGGCTGGTTTGTAGAATCCATGTGGAGCCAGACCCTGGTGATTCACATGATTCGTACGCCAAAGCTCCCGTTCATCCAAAGCCGTGCATCCGCCTCGTTAACACTGCTGACCTTTGCCGGTATTGTGGTGCTGACCATTATTCCATTTACCGCTTTTGGAGGGACGCTGGGATTCCTGCCGCTGCCAACCGCCTACTTTGCGTACCTGATCCCGTGTATTATATTGTACATGGCACTGGCTACGAGCCTGAAGAAGGCATATGTACGGTATTACGGTGATCTTCTCTAA
- a CDS encoding conjugal transfer protein, with the protein MINWANIWLKLFGTTQWMGIDIGFWVSMLLCALIVVVMNVVFWGVKPKRNDADTAGDK; encoded by the coding sequence ATGATAAATTGGGCCAATATCTGGTTAAAACTTTTTGGTACAACTCAATGGATGGGCATTGACATAGGCTTTTGGGTTTCCATGCTCCTGTGTGCGCTCATTGTGGTTGTGATGAATGTTGTTTTTTGGGGGGTGAAACCGAAAAGGAACGATGCTGACACGGCAGGAGATAAGTAG